The following is a genomic window from Actinomadura rubteroloni.
CCGTGCCGACCGCCCGGAAGGCGAACCGGGCCGGTGTGGCTGCTCGTCCCGTGGACCAGCGTGTTCCCGCAACGGTGGCGGTGGAACCGGCGAGGGCGCCGGTCCCCCTCCGCAGGGGGGACCGGCGCCCTCGCCCGGATGCCAGCCCGAGCTGGGCGGCTTTCGGCACAGTGCGGGACCGGCTCGCGCGCGGCCAGTTCACGGACGTCCGGGTGCTCTTGGAGCACACGGCCGCGGCCGGATCCGCCGAGGAAGTGTCCGCAGCCCTGACCGCGTGCCGGGGCGGCGGACTCGATGACGTGGCAGACCTCCTTCTCCACCACGCGGCCCGGCGGGACAAGACGTTCCTCTTGGAGCTGATCGGCTGGCTCACCCGGATCGGCCGTCCCGACGAAATCACCCGTCTTGCTGGGATCGCCGCGGAGCTGGTGCCCCAGGGTGGAAAGGAGTAGCGGATCAAATAACAGGGCCGGCTAAACGTCGGCGGCCGGTGGACGTGGCTCGTGTTCGTGGAGGCGACGTTCGTGGGTATCGCATTGCCAATTTGCGGATTATTCAAAGGGGAGCGGGCCAGGAATCTGGCTCGCCGGGCATTGCCTCGCGCCAGGCCGAGGCTTGGGAAAGGAACTTTGCACGCATGAGCCAGGTGACGCGGAGTGCGATGATGCTCGTCGTCGCACTCCTGGTAGCGGTCATCGCCGGAATTATCGTGGCGATCCTGATGAAGCTCGACGGGAAGTCCTACGCGGGCGCCGCCCTCAGCGGGATCGGCACGAGCGGGGCCGTGTTCGTCGGCGTGGTCGCGGTGGCCAGCCAGGTGTTCCCCAGTTGACTCGGTGACCTTGCCGGCCACCACCGCCGTCGCCCAGCTCAGCATCTTTTCACCAGAGGAGAATGTAAAGCTGAGCGACGGCGCTGTCTCCGGGCTAGTCAGCGGGGGCGGGACTTGGAGTACAGGTGGCTGTCGGGGAACGACGCGGCGGTCAGCGTCCGCCCGACGATGATCACGGCCGTGCGGCGGATGCCGGCGGATTCGACTTGTGCGGCGATGGTGGTCAGGGTGCCGCGCAGGACGGTCTCGTCGGGGCGGCTCGCGTTCGCCACGACGGCGACCGGGCAGTCCGCGCCGTAGTTCGGGAGCAGTTCGGCGACGACCTGCTCGATGCGCTGGACGGCCAGGTGCAGCACGATCGTCGCGCGGCTGCGGCCGAGGGTCGCCAGGTCCTCGCCGGGCGGCATCGGGGTCGCGCGGGCGGACGTCCGGGTGAGGATCACGGTCTGGCCGACGGCCGGGACGGTCAGCTCGTGGTTCAGCGCCGCAGCCGCCGCCGCGAACGCCGGGACGCCCGGCGTGACGCGGTAGGGGATGCCGAGCGCGTCCAGCCGGCGCATCTGCTCGGCCATCGCGCTGAACACCGACGGGTCGCCCGAGTGCAGGCGCGCGACGTCGTGGCCCTCGGCGTGCGCGGCGGCCATCGCGGCGACGATGTCGTCCAGCACCATCGACGCGGTGTCGATCAGCCGCGCGTCGGCCGGGCACCAGGTCAGGACCTCGGGCGGGACGAGACTCCCCGCGTACAGGCACACCGGGCTGGCCGCGATGAGGTCGCGCCCGCGCAGCGTCATGAGGTCGGCCGCGCCGGGGCCGGCGCCGATGAAGTGGACCGTCATCGCGTCACCGTCCACTGCGTCACGGGCATCGCGGGCCTCCAGCCGGTGAACGCGCCGACCGGGGCGGCGCGGGCGATGTCGATGCGGGTCAGGTCGCCGCCGTGGTCGGCGCGGGCGCGGGCCAGGACGGCCTCGGACTCGACGGTCACCGCGTTCACGACGAGCCGTCCGCCCGGCCGCAGCGCGGTGCGACACGTGTCGATCAGGGCCGGGGCGGTCACGCCGCCGCCGACGAACACCGCGTCCGGCGCGGGGAGGCCGCGCAGCGCGGCGGGCGCCGTCCCGGTCACGACGCGCAGCGCCGGGACGCCGAGCGCGCGGGCGTTGGCCGCCAGCCGCTCCGCCCGCACAGGGTCCCGCTCGATCGCGACGGCCCGGCAGGACGGGTGCGTCCGCATCCACTCGATCGCGATGCTCCCCGCGCCGCCGCCGACGTCCCAGAGCAGTTCGCCGGGCAGCGGCCCGAGCCGGGCGAGCGTGATCGCGCGGACCTCGCGCTTGGTGAGCTGCCCGTCGTGCGCGTAGGCGTCGTCGGGCAGGCCCGGGACCAGCGGCAACGCGGGACCCGTCCGGCATTCGATCGCGACGACGTTCAGCGGGTCGACGGCGTAGTGCCACGGGCCGACGCGCTCGTCGGGGGCGCCGAGACGTTCGAGAACCGTCACCTCGGCGTCGGCGAAGCCCCGCTCGTCCAGCAGGGCCAGGACGGCGACGGGCGTCTCGGCCCCCGCGCTCAGGACGAGGATCCGGCGGCCCGGCGCGAGCAGCGCGTGCAGCGTCTCCAGCGGACGCCCGACCGCGCTCACCACGGCCGTGTCCTCCTGCGCCCAGCCGAGCCGCGCGCACGCCAGCGCCACCGACGACGGATGGGGCAACACGCGCAACGGGGCGAACCGGGCGAGCGTCGTCGCGATGCCGTAGTGCGTCGGATCGCCGCTGGCCAGCACCGCCAGCCGCCGTCCGGCGTGCGCGGCCAGCACGCGCGGCACCGCAGGGACGAGCGGCGACGGCCACGCCACCCGCTCGGCCGTCACCTCCGCCGGCAGCAGCCCGAGCTGGCGCGCACCGCCCACCACGACCTCGGCCGTGCGCAGCGCTTCGCGGGACGGATCGGGCAGACCGGACCAGCCGTCCGCGCCGATCCCCACGACGACGACCTCAGACACCGCCGATGATCCGGTCGATCGCGATCTCCAGGACGACCCGCTCGGGGTTCGGACGCGGCGGCCGGTACCGCTCGGCGTAGCGGGCTTCGGCGTCGGCGACCTCGGCGGGCGACGTCCGGACGAACGCGGTGCCCTCGATCGTGGTCCAGCGCCGTCCGTCCACCTGGCACAGCGCGACCGGCGAGCCGTCCGCCGCGATGTTGCGCGCCTTGACCGTCCCCGCCGACGTGATCACCCGCGCGAGGCCCGCGGCCGGGTCGAGCGTAGCGCCGACCGGGACGACGTGCGGGCGCCCGTCCGGGAACAGCGTGGTCAGCGTGCACAGATGCCGTTCGCGCCAGAACGCGACGACGCGCGGGTCGTCCACGGAGAGCCGGTGGTCGACGGATCGGACGGGCTGCATGGTGTCCTTCCTGGGGGATTCCGAGGAAAAGCATCCCAGAGCCCCGGCCGGACGATCGGCCCGGGTGCGCTCGCGAAAACGGGCGCCCGGCGCGCTAGACCTCGCGGAGGCTCGTGGTCAACGACGCGGCGGAGGGGTCCGGTGTCCGATTCCGGGGCAGACGTCCCGGCCGGTCATCGGCTCCCGCGCGGGTTGAGCGCTGTCCGATTCGCCGTCCGCCCCCGGGGTCTGGTTACATTCCGTGGTCATTCGTGAGCACGGGGGTCGGTCACGGTGGGACAACGGATTCAGGGACGGCACCGGCGCGTCTGCGGCGCGCCGCGCTGGGCGGTCGCGTGCGGCGCGGTCGTCTTCCAGATCGCGCTCGGCGGCGTGTACGCGTGGAGCGTGTTCGCGCACGCGCTCCAACGTCCGGGAACGCACTTCGGGCTGGGCCGGGCGGCGTCGGTCCTGCCGTTCTCGGTGGCGATCGGCGTCGTGTTCGTCGGCACCACGCTCGGCGGGCGCCTCCAGGACCGGCGCGGGCCGCGCGCCGCCGCGCTGCTCGGCGGCGCGCTGTACTCGACGGGCGCGCTGCTCGCCTCGCTCGTCACCGACCGCGACCGGTTCTGGTTCCTGCTCGCCGCGTACGGGGTCGTCGGCGGGCTCGGGCTCGGCATCGCCTACATCGTCCCGGTCGCGATGCTCCAGAAGTGGTACCCGGAGCGGCGCGGCCTGATCACCGGCGTCGCGGTCGGCGGGTTCGGGTTCGGCGCGGTGCTCGTGTCGCCCGTCGCGCAGTGGCTCGTGGACGCGCATCCTCGCGTCCCGACCCGCGCGTTCCTGCCGCTCGGCCTGGTGTCGCTCGCGCTGACGACGGCCGGGGCGATGCTGTTCCGCAACCCGCCGCGCCGGGCCGCGCCCACCGCCCGCAGCGGCGACCTGACCTGCGCGGACGCCCTGCGCACCCGCCAGTGGTACCTGCTCACCGCGATGCTGACGCTCAACACCGTCTCGGGCATCGGGTTCGTCGCCGTCACCGCCGGGGCCGCCGCCGCGATCACCGGTATCGGGCCCGCGTCCGCCGCCGCGCTGACCGGCGCGATGGGCCTCGCGAACGGCGCGGGCCGCGTCCTGTGGGGCTGGCTGTCCGAACGCTACGGGCGGATGCGGACGTTCGCGCTGATCCTCGCGCTCATGGGCGCGTCCCTGGTCGCGGTGCCGTACGCGTCGTCGCCCGTCCTGTTCGTCCCGCTCGCGGCCGTGGTGTTCGCGTGCTTCGGCGGCGGCTACGCGGTCATGCCCGCGACGGCGGCGGACTTCTTCGGCCTCGCGCACGCTGGCCAGATCTACGGGCTGATGAACGTCGCGTGGAGCGTCGGCGGGGTCGTCGGGCCGCTGCTCGTCGCCGCGCTCGCGGCGGGCGGGGACTACCGGACGGCCTTCACCGTCCTCGGCCTCCTCGTCCTCGCCGCCACCGCGCTGCCCGCGCTGACGCGTCCGCCCGTCCGCCGCCCGTCCCTCGCCGCCGCGCACTGACCAGGCGGTCAGGAGCGGGCGGGCCAGAGCTGGCGGGGGAGGGACAAGAGCGTCCAGTCGCGGGCGCCGCCGTCGGCCACGTCCTTCGCGTCGGACGTGCGGGGCAGCGCCAGCAGTTCGGCGGCGCCGGTCACCGCCGCGATCTCCGCGTTCGGCGCGACCCGCGTCGGAAGGCCCGTGTCGGCGGCGAGCAGGCGGTGCAGGCCGGGCAGCCGCGCCGTCCCGCCGGTCAGGGTCAGGCCCGCGCCGACCATCTCGGCGGCCATGTCGGGCGGGCAGTCGGCCAGCCCGCGCCGGACGGCGTCCGCGATCGCCCGGACCGGGGACTCGATCGCCCGCGCCACGTCCTGCGCCGTCAGCACCTCGCCGCGCGGCAGGCCGGTGATGAGGTCCTTGCCGTGGACGAGCGTCCGCTGCCGGCGGCGGCGTCCCCGCGCGTCCAGCGCCCCGACGGCGATCTTGGCGTCCTCGGCGGTGCGGACGGAGATCGTCAGGCCGCGCTCCTCGCGGACCCAGGAGACGATCGCGCGGTCCAGCATGTCCCCGCCGACCGGCGCGGTCACCGACGCGACGAGGCTGCCGAACGCCAGCACGCCGACGTCGGTCGTGTGCGCGCCGATGTCGGCGACGGCCGCGACCTCCCGCCCGCTCGCGGCCAGCCCGGCGCCGACCGCCGCCGCCAGCGGAACCGGG
Proteins encoded in this region:
- the cobM gene encoding precorrin-4 C(11)-methyltransferase — its product is MTVHFIGAGPGAADLMTLRGRDLIAASPVCLYAGSLVPPEVLTWCPADARLIDTASMVLDDIVAAMAAAHAEGHDVARLHSGDPSVFSAMAEQMRRLDALGIPYRVTPGVPAFAAAAAALNHELTVPAVGQTVILTRTSARATPMPPGEDLATLGRSRATIVLHLAVQRIEQVVAELLPNYGADCPVAVVANASRPDETVLRGTLTTIAAQVESAGIRRTAVIIVGRTLTAASFPDSHLYSKSRPR
- the cbiE gene encoding precorrin-6y C5,15-methyltransferase (decarboxylating) subunit CbiE; this encodes MSEVVVVGIGADGWSGLPDPSREALRTAEVVVGGARQLGLLPAEVTAERVAWPSPLVPAVPRVLAAHAGRRLAVLASGDPTHYGIATTLARFAPLRVLPHPSSVALACARLGWAQEDTAVVSAVGRPLETLHALLAPGRRILVLSAGAETPVAVLALLDERGFADAEVTVLERLGAPDERVGPWHYAVDPLNVVAIECRTGPALPLVPGLPDDAYAHDGQLTKREVRAITLARLGPLPGELLWDVGGGAGSIAIEWMRTHPSCRAVAIERDPVRAERLAANARALGVPALRVVTGTAPAALRGLPAPDAVFVGGGVTAPALIDTCRTALRPGGRLVVNAVTVESEAVLARARADHGGDLTRIDIARAAPVGAFTGWRPAMPVTQWTVTR
- a CDS encoding pyridoxamine 5'-phosphate oxidase family protein, which gives rise to MQPVRSVDHRLSVDDPRVVAFWRERHLCTLTTLFPDGRPHVVPVGATLDPAAGLARVITSAGTVKARNIAADGSPVALCQVDGRRWTTIEGTAFVRTSPAEVADAEARYAERYRPPRPNPERVVLEIAIDRIIGGV
- a CDS encoding L-lactate MFS transporter, encoding MGQRIQGRHRRVCGAPRWAVACGAVVFQIALGGVYAWSVFAHALQRPGTHFGLGRAASVLPFSVAIGVVFVGTTLGGRLQDRRGPRAAALLGGALYSTGALLASLVTDRDRFWFLLAAYGVVGGLGLGIAYIVPVAMLQKWYPERRGLITGVAVGGFGFGAVLVSPVAQWLVDAHPRVPTRAFLPLGLVSLALTTAGAMLFRNPPRRAAPTARSGDLTCADALRTRQWYLLTAMLTLNTVSGIGFVAVTAGAAAAITGIGPASAAALTGAMGLANGAGRVLWGWLSERYGRMRTFALILALMGASLVAVPYASSPVLFVPLAAVVFACFGGGYAVMPATAADFFGLAHAGQIYGLMNVAWSVGGVVGPLLVAALAAGGDYRTAFTVLGLLVLAATALPALTRPPVRRPSLAAAH
- a CDS encoding rod shape-determining protein gives rise to the protein MRLLDFPGRRTALDIGGATLRMHVAGRGIVASEPTVLARCTASGRTLGIGEQALAVAERRGGVELVRPVRCGVPCDTADVEIMVRKLLRTHHRSHYMARPHMAVTAPSVMTPLQEQTMEDVAYRSGARKVTVVPVPLAAAVGAGLAASGREVAAVADIGAHTTDVGVLAFGSLVASVTAPVGGDMLDRAIVSWVREERGLTISVRTAEDAKIAVGALDARGRRRRQRTLVHGKDLITGLPRGEVLTAQDVARAIESPVRAIADAVRRGLADCPPDMAAEMVGAGLTLTGGTARLPGLHRLLAADTGLPTRVAPNAEIAAVTGAAELLALPRTSDAKDVADGGARDWTLLSLPRQLWPARS